A genomic segment from Salmo trutta chromosome 38, fSalTru1.1, whole genome shotgun sequence encodes:
- the LOC115178482 gene encoding zinc finger protein 239-like yields MDCFTSFYEPEELRRHTCRPHPCSDCRGSFICPTHLKSHQQTHRIKKTYACDQCGKSFPTPSKLMTHQKTHTGEKPYHCSQCGTSVSNLAHLKRHQRIIHLGEKPYHCSQCDTRFSQAGHLKTHQRTHTGEKPYHCFQCDTRFSQAGHLKTHQRTHTGEKPYHCSQCGKSFGRAGSLKTHQITHTEEKPYHCSQCGDNFTSLYFLKKHQITHTGEQPYHCSQCGKSFSQAGDLKQHQRTHSGEKPYHCSQCGKRFGWERALKTHQLTHTEEKPYHCSQCGRSFSQTAHLKKHQLTHTEETLYNCSQCGKGFSRQAHLTRHQRTHTGEKPYHCSV; encoded by the coding sequence ATGGACTGCTTCACTAGTTTCTATGAGCCAGAGGAGTTGAGAAGACACACTTGTAGACCCCACCCCTGTTCAGATTGCAGAGGCAGTTTTATTTGCCCAACTCACCTCAAATCACACCAACAGACTCACAGAATAAAGAAGACTTACGcgtgtgatcaatgtgggaagagctttccGACACCAAGCAAACTAATGACGCACCAGaaaactcacacaggagagaagccttaccactgctctcaaTGTGGGACGAGCGTCAGTAATTTAGCACATCTAAAGCGACACCAGAGGATAATACACctgggagagaagccttaccactgctctcagtgtgaTACACGCTTCAGTCAGGCAGGACACCTGAAGACACACCAGcgaactcacacaggagagaagccttaccactgctttCAGTGTGATACACGCTTCAGTCAGGCAGGACACTTGAAGACACACCAGcgaactcacacaggagagaagccttaccactgctctcagtgtgggaagagctttggtCGGGCAGGATCTCTGAAGACACACCAGATTACTCACACAgaagagaagccttatcactgctctCAATGTGGGGATAACTTCACCAGTTTATATTTCCTAAAGAAACACCAGATaactcacacaggagagcagccttACCACTGttctcagtgtgggaagagcttcagtcaggcaggagacctgAAGCAACACCAGCGAACTCACTCAGGAGAGAAGccataccactgctctcagtgtgggaagCGGTTTGGATGGGAACGAGCTCTAAAGACACACCAGCTAACTCACACAgaggagaagccttaccactgctctcagtgtgggagGAGCTTCAGTCAGACAGCACACCTGAAGAAACACCAGCTAACTCACACAGAAGAGACCCTTTACAACTGCTCTCAATGTGGGAAGGGTTTCAGTCGACAAGCACACCTAACGAGACACCAGCGAACTCACaccggagagaagccttaccactgctctgtgTGA
- the LOC115178496 gene encoding zinc finger protein 239 — MDCFTSFYEPEELRRHTCRPHPCSDCRGSFVCPTHLIPHKKTLKRKKTYPCGQCGKRFQTPSSLKTHQLTHTGKKLYHCSQCRKTFSCSFNLKRHQRIHTGEKPFHCFQCGKSFRMEGQLNEHKRIHTGEKPYHCFQCGKSFGRAGALKAHQLIHTGEKPYHCSQCGKRFSQAGHLKTHHRTHSGEKPYHCSVCGMSFPLLQTLNRHQLTHTRKMPYHCSQCEKSFSQTGSLRAHQLTHTVEKPYHCLQCGKSFSHSSNVTAHQLTHTGEKNYHCTQCGKSFSLARYLKKHCQTHTGEKPYHCPQCGKSFRQSSHLRAHKLTHTGAKPCTTSLSVGRPSGRQQT; from the coding sequence ATGGACTGCTTCACTAGTTTCTATGAGCCAGAGGAGTTGAGAAGGCACACTTGTAGGCCCCACCCCTGCTCAGATTGCAGAGGCAGTTTTGTGTGTCCAACTCACCTCATACCACACAAAAAGACCCTCAAAAGGAAGAAAACGTACCcgtgtggtcaatgtgggaagagatttcaGACACCAAGCAGCTTGAAGACGCACCAGCTTACTCACACAGGAAAGAAGTTGTACCACTGCTCCCAATGTAGGAAGACTTTCAGCTGTTCGTTCAATTTGAAGAGGCatcagagaatacatacaggagagaagcctttccactgcttccaatgtgggaagagcttccgTATGGAAGGACAGCTAAACgaacacaagagaatacacacaggagagaagccgtacCACTGCtttcagtgtgggaagagctttggtCGGGCAGGAGCTCTAAAGGCACACCAgctaattcacacaggagagaagccgtaccactgctctcagtgtggtaAGCGCTTCAGTCAGGCAGGACACCTGAAGACACACCATCGAACTCACTCGGGAGAGAAGCCGTACCACTGCTCTGTTTGTGGGATGAGTTTTCCTCTTTTACAGACCTTAAATAGACACCAGCTTACTCACACAAGAAAGATGCCttatcactgctcccagtgtgagaAGAGCTTCAGTCAAACAGGAAGCCTGAGGGCACACCAGTTAACTCACACAGtagaaaagccttaccactgccttcaatgtggaaagagtttcagtCATTCATCAAATGTGACAGCCCACCAGttaactcacacaggagagaaaaatTACCACTGcactcagtgtgggaagagcttcagtcTGGCAAGATACCTGAAGAAACATTGTcaaactcacacaggagagaagccttaccactgccctcaatgtgggaagagtttccgTCAGTCATCACATCTGAGGGCACACAAGTTAACTCACACAGGAGCGAAGCCCTGTACCACTTCTCTCAGTGTGGGAAGACCTTCAGGCAGACAGCAGACTTAA